One part of the Thermodesulfovibrio sp. 3462-1 genome encodes these proteins:
- a CDS encoding NADH-quinone oxidoreductase subunit N: MDQYLPLLPEIVFTILFLIYFVIGLFIKNRYITGIMVMTISLITSFILFSDYGTAFNNMFVADNLSQGLKLVFLLSLFLCTLISLRYEKIKNEIFYEYSLLMLLSTLAMMLIVSSKDFIPLFLSVEFMSLCVYLLSGFVLSDLKSNEASLKYYVLGSFASAIFLFGIAAIYGVTGTTTFYSIANFLKNNSDITIYHYMGTMAIITALAFKAGCAPFHQWSPDVYEGAPTTITAFMSVSPKAAAVGALGRIVFEAFSGNVQLWLAPLVFIAILTMATGNILALRQNNIKRLLAYSSIAHAGYVMLAVIACSQEGLNSIVFYMMVYAFMNIGAFAVVLALPEGEKIEGYRGISNFNLSLALCMLAFLFSLSGIPPFGGFIAKFLVFKSVIHSGYIWVALVGIIFSILSAYYYLRIAVKMFFLNAQQQIQFEYLIPSNLKVAIALNAAVILITGIIPNVIM; this comes from the coding sequence ATGGATCAATATTTGCCACTTTTGCCAGAGATAGTTTTCACCATACTTTTCCTCATCTACTTTGTGATAGGCTTATTTATAAAAAATAGATACATAACAGGCATCATGGTAATGACAATTTCACTTATCACCTCTTTTATTTTATTCAGTGATTATGGCACTGCTTTTAACAATATGTTTGTTGCAGACAACTTAAGTCAAGGACTGAAGTTAGTCTTCCTTTTGAGTCTTTTTCTGTGCACCTTAATTTCTCTGAGATATGAAAAGATCAAGAATGAAATCTTTTATGAGTACTCTCTACTTATGCTTTTAAGCACACTTGCCATGATGCTTATTGTTTCATCAAAGGATTTTATTCCTCTTTTTCTCTCAGTGGAGTTTATGTCGCTTTGTGTATATCTTCTTTCAGGATTTGTTCTTTCTGATTTGAAGTCCAATGAAGCTTCATTGAAGTATTATGTTCTGGGAAGCTTTGCATCAGCCATATTTCTTTTTGGGATAGCAGCCATTTATGGAGTAACTGGAACAACCACTTTTTACAGTATAGCGAATTTTTTGAAAAATAATTCAGATATAACAATTTATCACTACATGGGAACAATGGCAATAATAACAGCTCTTGCTTTTAAAGCAGGTTGCGCTCCCTTTCATCAGTGGTCACCAGATGTTTATGAGGGCGCACCAACAACAATCACGGCTTTTATGTCAGTTAGTCCTAAGGCTGCAGCAGTGGGTGCATTAGGGAGGATAGTTTTTGAAGCATTCAGTGGAAATGTTCAACTCTGGCTCGCACCTCTTGTTTTTATTGCAATTCTTACAATGGCAACAGGAAACATTCTTGCTTTAAGACAGAATAACATTAAAAGACTCCTTGCATACTCCTCTATAGCCCATGCTGGATATGTAATGCTGGCAGTAATTGCCTGCTCACAGGAAGGATTGAACTCAATAGTTTTCTACATGATGGTTTATGCTTTCATGAATATTGGAGCTTTTGCAGTTGTTTTAGCTCTACCTGAAGGTGAAAAAATAGAAGGATACAGAGGAATTTCAAATTTTAATCTATCTCTGGCTCTCTGTATGCTTGCTTTTCTCTTTTCCCTTTCGGGCATTCCACCTTTTGGAGGATTTATTGCAAAGTTTTTAGTTTTTAAGTCTGTGATTCATTCCGGCTATATCTGGGTTGCTCTTGTTGGAATTATATTTAGTATACTTTCAGCATACTACTATCTGAGAATAGCTGTAAAAATGTTTTTTTTAAATGCACAGCAGCAAATACAGTTTGAATACCTTATTCCTTCCAATTTAAAAGTGGCAATAGCTTTAAATGCAGCCGTCATCCTGATTACAGGAATAATTCCTAATGTTATTATGTAA
- a CDS encoding NADH-quinone oxidoreductase subunit M gives MIETVSYPILSIVTFFPLIGVLFIILLKNDMAVRYAALTTTVMNLIISIPIFTNFDKSNPSFQFVETYNWIPPINAYYKMGVDGISILFILLTLIISILCVAVSWSAIHERVKLFYSMILIMETAMIGIFCAMDLLLFYVFYEAMLIPMFLLIGIWGSANRIYASIKFVLFTFAGSVIMLIGIISLYFMAGKTFDVVELSKIKFPVDFQYWLFFAFFAAFAVKVPMFPFHTWLPDAHTEAPTAGSVILAGILLKIGGYGFVRFSIPFCPDATVSLKLFMQLLSLTAIIYGAFVTLMQTDFKRLIAYSSVSHMGFVTLGIFSLNEPAMQGGILQMINHGIVTGALFMCIGVIYERTHTRELVKYGGFGKVVPIFVLFYTFFSAASIGFPGTNSFIGEFLVMLGAFKSSFYVGAPLILGIALGATYMIWLYYRVVFNEVKPEIKEHLHDLNLREALMFIPLVFLVLFIGFQPSLPLSFMDTSIKHLLDSLSTSVNFTMK, from the coding sequence ATGATTGAGACAGTTTCTTATCCAATACTTTCAATAGTAACATTCTTTCCTCTTATTGGAGTTCTCTTTATTATTTTGCTTAAAAATGACATGGCTGTAAGATACGCAGCACTTACTACAACTGTTATGAACTTAATAATATCAATTCCTATCTTTACTAACTTTGATAAATCAAATCCATCTTTTCAGTTTGTGGAAACTTACAACTGGATTCCTCCAATAAATGCTTATTATAAAATGGGTGTTGATGGTATAAGCATTCTATTTATTTTGCTCACTTTAATTATAAGCATTTTATGTGTAGCTGTCTCATGGAGTGCTATACATGAAAGAGTTAAACTCTTTTACTCAATGATTCTCATAATGGAAACGGCAATGATAGGTATCTTCTGTGCTATGGATTTACTTCTTTTTTATGTATTTTATGAAGCCATGTTAATTCCAATGTTTCTACTCATTGGAATCTGGGGAAGTGCTAATAGAATTTATGCCTCTATTAAATTTGTTCTTTTTACCTTTGCAGGAAGTGTTATTATGCTTATTGGAATTATCAGTCTCTACTTTATGGCAGGTAAAACCTTTGATGTGGTTGAACTTTCGAAGATAAAATTTCCTGTAGATTTCCAATACTGGCTATTTTTTGCCTTTTTTGCTGCCTTTGCAGTCAAGGTCCCAATGTTTCCCTTTCATACATGGCTTCCTGATGCTCATACAGAGGCACCAACTGCAGGAAGTGTTATTCTGGCTGGTATTTTACTTAAAATTGGAGGATACGGATTTGTAAGATTTTCAATACCCTTCTGCCCTGATGCTACAGTGAGTTTGAAGCTTTTTATGCAGCTTCTATCCCTTACTGCAATAATTTACGGAGCTTTTGTAACACTTATGCAAACTGATTTTAAAAGACTTATTGCCTACTCAAGTGTAAGCCATATGGGATTTGTCACTCTCGGAATTTTTTCACTTAACGAACCAGCCATGCAAGGAGGAATACTTCAGATGATAAATCACGGAATTGTAACTGGAGCACTATTTATGTGTATAGGTGTAATTTATGAGAGAACCCATACAAGAGAACTTGTAAAATACGGTGGATTCGGGAAAGTAGTTCCTATCTTTGTCCTTTTTTATACTTTTTTTTCAGCAGCCTCAATCGGTTTTCCAGGAACAAACTCATTTATAGGAGAATTTCTTGTTATGCTCGGTGCTTTCAAAAGCAGTTTTTATGTAGGCGCTCCATTAATTCTGGGCATAGCTCTTGGTGCAACATATATGATATGGCTCTACTACAGAGTTGTTTTCAATGAAGTCAAACCAGAAATAAAAGAACATCTTCATGATTTAAATTTAAGGGAAGCCTTGATGTTTATCCCTCTTGTTTTTTTAGTTTTATTCATTGGATTTCAACCTTCACTACCACTGAGTTTTATGGATACATCAATCAAGCATTTATTGGATTCTTTATCAACTTCAGTTAATTTTACTATGAAATAG
- a CDS encoding NADH-quinone oxidoreductase subunit J has protein sequence MLPKVLFGYFAMVILFSGIAGITRKNLVYSLLWILLMLIHIGGLYLMLNAEFLAMVQIIVYAGAILVMFLFVVFLLNLKEEVKQSVFIRSWQTRLYASFLLLFFALTGAFTYKKHYSGNYTIELIEKQGHTKTLGLALFNDYLFPFLILGFILLVPLIGVGISALKRKTNGTS, from the coding sequence ATGTTACCTAAAGTGTTATTCGGGTATTTTGCTATGGTGATACTTTTTTCAGGTATTGCAGGAATTACAAGAAAAAACCTTGTTTATAGTCTTTTATGGATACTTCTTATGCTTATTCATATTGGTGGACTTTATCTTATGTTAAATGCAGAATTTCTTGCAATGGTGCAAATAATTGTTTATGCAGGTGCTATACTTGTAATGTTTTTGTTTGTTGTATTTTTGTTAAACCTGAAAGAAGAGGTAAAACAATCAGTGTTTATCCGTTCATGGCAGACAAGACTGTATGCCTCTTTTTTGCTTTTATTTTTTGCACTAACAGGTGCTTTTACCTATAAAAAACATTATTCAGGCAATTACACTATAGAGCTTATTGAAAAACAGGGTCATACAAAAACGCTTGGATTGGCTCTTTTTAATGATTATCTTTTTCCCTTTTTGATTTTGGGCTTTATCCTCCTTGTTCCTTTAATCGGTGTTGGAATATCTGCCTTAAAGAGGAAGACAAATGGTACCTCTTAG
- the nuoH gene encoding NADH-quinone oxidoreductase subunit NuoH, whose translation MIELLIIFIKTTVVFGLVLAHVAYTTYAERKIIGRAQARMGPMEVGPHGLLQPIADFIKIFFKEDIVPANSEKIIFQIAPVIVLIFTMINLAVIPFERNFILADLNVGLLFILASASISVYGIILAGWASNSKYSFLGGLRSASQVLSYEIALGLSLAGVVLAAGSLNLRDIVIAQHNFALGMYAIPQIIGFVVFIIAAFAETNRAPFDLPEAETELVAGYLTEYSAFRYALFFLAEYVAMYIMASLCALCFLGGWTIPRFLTDILPFLEKVPGIIWFAIKVYAFIFLYIWVRATFPRYRFDQLLNIGWKILIPAGIVNLLIVAFVKKFV comes from the coding sequence ATGATTGAACTGTTAATAATTTTCATCAAAACAACGGTTGTTTTTGGATTAGTGCTCGCTCATGTAGCTTATACAACCTATGCAGAAAGAAAAATTATTGGAAGAGCTCAGGCAAGAATGGGACCAATGGAAGTTGGACCTCACGGATTACTTCAGCCAATTGCAGATTTTATAAAGATATTTTTTAAAGAAGATATTGTGCCAGCAAATTCTGAGAAAATCATATTTCAGATAGCACCGGTTATAGTATTGATATTTACCATGATAAATCTTGCTGTTATTCCCTTTGAGAGGAATTTTATACTTGCAGACCTTAATGTGGGTTTATTATTTATATTAGCATCTGCATCCATATCTGTTTACGGAATTATTCTTGCGGGATGGGCATCAAATAGTAAGTATTCTTTCCTCGGAGGACTACGTTCTGCAAGTCAGGTTTTAAGCTACGAGATTGCTCTTGGGCTTAGCTTGGCTGGAGTAGTTTTGGCTGCTGGTTCACTTAACTTAAGAGATATTGTAATTGCTCAGCATAATTTTGCTTTAGGGATGTATGCAATTCCACAGATAATTGGTTTTGTTGTATTTATCATCGCAGCTTTTGCTGAGACCAACAGGGCACCTTTTGATCTTCCAGAGGCTGAAACAGAGCTTGTTGCAGGCTATCTTACTGAATACAGTGCTTTTAGATATGCATTGTTTTTTCTTGCAGAGTATGTTGCTATGTATATAATGGCATCTCTTTGTGCCTTATGTTTTCTTGGTGGATGGACGATACCAAGATTTTTGACCGATATTTTGCCTTTTCTTGAAAAAGTTCCAGGAATAATTTGGTTTGCTATAAAGGTCTATGCATTTATTTTTTTATATATATGGGTTAGAGCAACTTTTCCAAGATACCGATTTGATCAATTACTGAATATCGGATGGAAAATTCTCATTCCAGCAGGAATTGTAAATTTATTAATCGTTGCTTTTGTCAAGAAGTTTGTATAG
- a CDS encoding monovalent cation/H+ antiporter subunit D family protein, which yields MNVEQSILPLIPILVSLLAIPLIIFTGEKNPNLREFWSVLAGVIKFAVVVSMLPAVLAGKTLEFELFKLFPGIEVKFRADALGMLFALGASFLWIITTFYSIGYMRGHNEKNQTRYFACFAAALSTTMGVAFSANLFTMFLFYEGLTFVTYPLVAHHETDEAKQGARKYAIYLIGAAKIFLVAAIVITYMIAGTLEFQKGGIFTEAVRHAYSAVLGVVFLMYIYGFAKAAVMPLHGWLPAAMVAPTPVSALLHAVAVVKTGVFTVLRVIFFVYGTDFLKELSTTNMALFMAAFTITVASMIALTRDNIKARLAYSTVSQLSYIILGGLLLTYHGMLGGIIHISNHALAKITLFFCAGSLYVCAHKTEVSQLDGIAKKMPWTMAAFTIGALGMIGVPLVGGFITKWYLLMGALDRGSIGIVAVLLLSSLLNAGYFLPIVYRAYFKNFDESHTHGHEIRENPFMATTLTITAILSIISGIYPDLIINLAKEVLK from the coding sequence ATGAATGTAGAGCAATCCATTTTACCTCTAATTCCGATTCTTGTTTCCTTACTTGCAATTCCGCTTATTATCTTTACAGGTGAAAAAAATCCTAATCTTCGTGAATTCTGGTCTGTACTGGCAGGTGTTATTAAGTTTGCTGTGGTTGTCTCCATGCTTCCAGCGGTGCTGGCAGGGAAAACGCTGGAGTTTGAACTTTTCAAACTTTTTCCTGGTATTGAAGTTAAATTCAGAGCCGATGCTTTAGGAATGCTATTTGCCCTTGGTGCGTCTTTTTTATGGATAATTACAACATTCTATTCAATTGGATATATGCGTGGACACAATGAGAAAAATCAGACAAGATACTTTGCCTGTTTTGCTGCAGCACTTTCTACAACAATGGGGGTAGCTTTTTCAGCAAATCTTTTTACTATGTTTCTCTTTTATGAAGGGCTCACTTTTGTAACCTATCCTCTGGTTGCTCATCACGAAACTGATGAAGCAAAGCAAGGTGCAAGAAAGTATGCCATATATTTGATAGGTGCTGCAAAGATTTTTTTAGTTGCAGCAATTGTAATAACCTATATGATTGCAGGAACTCTTGAGTTTCAAAAAGGAGGTATTTTTACAGAGGCTGTAAGACATGCTTACTCAGCAGTTCTTGGCGTAGTATTTCTCATGTATATTTACGGCTTTGCAAAAGCTGCTGTTATGCCGCTTCATGGATGGCTTCCTGCTGCAATGGTTGCACCAACACCTGTTAGTGCACTGCTACATGCAGTGGCAGTTGTTAAAACAGGCGTATTTACTGTATTAAGAGTAATATTTTTCGTTTATGGAACAGATTTTCTTAAAGAACTTTCAACGACAAATATGGCGCTTTTCATGGCAGCTTTCACAATAACAGTTGCCTCAATGATAGCCCTCACAAGAGATAACATTAAAGCAAGACTTGCTTACTCAACAGTAAGTCAGCTTTCCTACATTATTTTAGGAGGACTTTTACTTACCTATCATGGAATGCTTGGTGGTATAATCCATATTTCAAATCATGCCTTGGCAAAAATAACCCTGTTTTTCTGTGCAGGCTCTCTTTATGTCTGTGCACATAAAACTGAAGTCAGTCAGCTTGATGGAATTGCTAAAAAGATGCCCTGGACTATGGCAGCTTTTACAATTGGTGCTCTTGGTATGATAGGAGTACCACTTGTAGGTGGTTTTATAACAAAATGGTATTTACTTATGGGAGCACTTGACAGGGGAAGTATTGGAATAGTTGCAGTTTTACTTTTGAGTTCATTGCTTAATGCTGGATATTTTCTGCCAATAGTTTATCGTGCCTACTTTAAGAATTTTGACGAATCTCATACACATGGTCATGAAATTAGAGAAAATCCTTTTATGGCTACAACTCTAACTATTACTGCAATACTCAGCATTATTAGTGGAATATATCCAGATTTAATAATAAATCTTGCAAAGGAGGTTTTGAAGTGA
- a CDS encoding NADH-quinone oxidoreductase subunit C, whose product MAQEVKAIEESLKIAKKLSETFPETVLEINEFRGQVSVTVKKIKIKEVLRYLKEQHGFNHLQDLCGVDHYPAEPRFEIVYNLFSIWRRLHIRVKAKVEGENPEIDSITELWSGANWHERECFDMFGIRFNGHPDLRRILMPEDWDGHPLRKDYPLKGRQLWRGFREIVDEGLNK is encoded by the coding sequence ATGGCACAGGAAGTAAAAGCGATTGAAGAATCTCTTAAAATTGCAAAAAAATTATCTGAAACATTTCCTGAGACAGTTCTTGAAATAAATGAATTTAGAGGACAGGTTTCAGTTACAGTAAAAAAGATAAAAATCAAAGAAGTATTGAGATATCTGAAAGAACAGCACGGATTTAATCATCTACAGGACCTCTGCGGAGTTGACCATTATCCAGCGGAGCCAAGATTTGAGATTGTCTATAATCTTTTCAGTATCTGGAGAAGACTTCATATAAGAGTCAAGGCAAAGGTTGAAGGGGAAAATCCTGAAATTGATAGTATTACTGAACTTTGGAGCGGCGCAAACTGGCATGAAAGGGAATGCTTTGACATGTTCGGAATAAGATTTAATGGACATCCAGATTTAAGAAGAATTCTTATGCCAGAGGACTGGGATGGGCATCCTTTGCGAAAGGATTATCCTCTAAAAGGCAGGCAACTCTGGAGAGGATTCAGAGAGATTGTTGATGAGGGACTGAATAAATGA
- the nuoI gene encoding NADH-quinone oxidoreductase subunit NuoI: MNKLLKKLLFIDLLKGMLITFKTIFTSPVTIRYPKQKRALEPGFRGRHAFVRDSETGKERCVACTKCAQVCPSQCIYIDYTINNDTGARVLTKYEIDALRCIFCGYCEEVCPVNAIVLTEFFEYASYDKKSNYFNKESLLKNWDEFMKQYEGEDYINKFWYLPGINRHRLPAGKRQPRTVLKSINLKNTEEQQ, encoded by the coding sequence ATGAACAAATTACTTAAAAAACTTCTTTTTATTGATCTACTCAAAGGCATGCTTATTACCTTTAAAACTATATTTACAAGCCCTGTAACAATTCGTTATCCAAAGCAGAAAAGAGCACTTGAACCTGGATTTAGGGGCAGACATGCTTTTGTTCGTGACTCTGAAACAGGAAAAGAGCGCTGTGTTGCCTGTACTAAATGTGCTCAGGTATGTCCAAGCCAATGTATTTATATCGATTACACAATCAACAATGACACAGGTGCGAGGGTTCTTACAAAGTATGAAATTGATGCATTAAGATGTATTTTTTGCGGATACTGTGAGGAAGTATGTCCGGTAAATGCTATTGTGCTTACAGAGTTTTTTGAGTATGCCTCCTATGACAAAAAAAGCAATTACTTTAATAAAGAAAGCCTGCTTAAAAACTGGGATGAATTCATGAAGCAATATGAAGGAGAGGATTACATAAACAAATTCTGGTATCTTCCTGGAATCAATCGCCATAGACTTCCTGCAGGTAAAAGACAGCCCAGAACTGTTTTAAAGTCAATCAATCTTAAAAACACAGAGGAGCAGCAATGA
- the nuoK gene encoding NADH-quinone oxidoreductase subunit NuoK — translation MVPLSYYLALSIALFFIGFLGFLTRRNLIMMFISIEIMLNSVNISLVALSHYMQDIRGQILALFVIAVAGGAVAVGLIILVLAYKNKPTLKLEEFNLLRED, via the coding sequence ATGGTACCTCTTAGTTATTATTTAGCTTTGAGTATAGCTTTATTTTTTATTGGGTTTCTTGGGTTTCTCACAAGAAGAAATCTTATAATGATGTTTATTTCCATTGAGATTATGCTTAATTCAGTAAATATCTCGCTTGTGGCATTAAGTCACTATATGCAGGATATAAGAGGACAGATTCTTGCTTTATTTGTCATAGCTGTTGCAGGAGGTGCTGTTGCTGTAGGACTGATAATTCTTGTGTTGGCATATAAAAACAAACCTACATTAAAGCTTGAAGAATTCAATTTATTGAGGGAAGACTGA
- a CDS encoding Na(+)/H(+) antiporter subunit D, whose product MINLIPPALILIAGSLILPLLKGRTKQIYMIVLPLLTVLYLFNLSEGVYWKVNVLDYELIFGKVDKLSLAFGYIFAIITFISSIYSLHVKDNLHLVSAFVYAGSAQGAIFAGDFVTLFIFWQIMAFAAAFLVFSARTKAAFSAGMRYIMIHLFGGLLLYGGIKIHYHEIGSLLFNHMELNGLGSWLIFLGFGTTAAFPLLHGWLPDAYPESTETGTVFLSTFTTNAAVYVFSRGFAGTEFLIYIGVIMVVFPTFYGIIENNLRRVLSYSIIAQLGFMIIGIAIGTQLSLNGTIAYAFCQTLYMALLFMAMGAVLYRTGKINATDLGGLYKSMPITTILCIVGAASISGVPFTNGFVSKLMIVSAVADSGMLFVWIALLFASVGVFIYSGIKIPFFAFFSYDSGIRTKEAPKHMLIAMGLASFLCIVIGVLPGLIYSILPYPVDYEPYTAAHIIDQAHLLAFSALAFTLLVLSGIYPPEIRSINLDVDWFYRKEAAIFMKFAKFFAKIEYNIIGEAYEFMVIKPVLKMARWLKIIDTSGVDGTYNGMAKGSMTLSDTVKIIQTGKAHDYAFFMVIGIIMLILIILIPIVI is encoded by the coding sequence ATGATTAATTTAATACCACCTGCTTTGATTCTCATAGCAGGTTCTCTAATACTTCCGCTTCTTAAGGGAAGAACAAAACAGATTTATATGATTGTTCTCCCATTGCTTACGGTTTTATATCTTTTCAACCTTTCCGAGGGTGTTTACTGGAAAGTCAATGTACTTGACTATGAACTTATATTTGGAAAAGTTGATAAACTCTCACTTGCCTTTGGTTACATCTTTGCAATCATAACTTTTATTTCATCCATATATAGTCTTCATGTAAAAGACAATCTCCATTTAGTATCAGCTTTTGTGTATGCAGGCAGTGCACAGGGTGCTATTTTTGCTGGAGATTTTGTAACGCTATTTATATTCTGGCAAATAATGGCATTCGCAGCTGCTTTTTTAGTTTTCTCTGCAAGAACAAAAGCAGCTTTCAGTGCTGGAATGAGATATATCATGATTCATCTATTCGGTGGGCTACTTCTTTATGGTGGAATAAAGATTCATTATCATGAGATAGGTTCTTTACTTTTCAATCATATGGAGTTAAATGGTTTAGGTTCATGGCTCATATTTCTTGGTTTTGGAACAACCGCAGCTTTTCCTCTCCTTCATGGATGGCTACCAGATGCTTATCCTGAATCTACTGAAACAGGAACAGTTTTTCTCTCAACTTTTACAACTAATGCAGCAGTTTATGTTTTTTCAAGAGGATTTGCTGGAACTGAATTTCTAATATATATTGGAGTAATAATGGTTGTCTTTCCAACTTTTTATGGAATTATTGAGAACAATCTCAGAAGAGTTCTCTCTTACAGCATTATTGCCCAGCTTGGATTCATGATTATAGGGATTGCAATAGGGACCCAGCTGTCTTTAAACGGAACAATAGCTTATGCTTTTTGTCAAACTCTTTATATGGCATTGCTTTTTATGGCAATGGGAGCTGTTTTATACCGCACAGGGAAAATAAATGCTACTGATTTAGGTGGTTTATATAAATCAATGCCAATTACAACTATTTTGTGCATTGTTGGAGCTGCATCTATATCGGGTGTGCCTTTTACAAATGGTTTTGTAAGTAAATTAATGATAGTTTCAGCTGTAGCAGACAGTGGAATGCTTTTCGTATGGATTGCGCTCTTATTTGCTTCAGTTGGTGTTTTTATTTATTCAGGTATAAAAATTCCATTTTTTGCCTTTTTTAGCTATGACTCGGGAATAAGAACAAAAGAAGCACCTAAACATATGTTGATTGCTATGGGTTTAGCTTCATTTCTGTGTATCGTCATTGGGGTGTTGCCTGGTTTGATTTATTCCATTCTTCCATATCCTGTTGATTATGAACCTTATACCGCAGCTCATATTATAGACCAAGCACATCTGCTTGCTTTTTCAGCTTTAGCTTTTACACTTCTTGTGCTTTCAGGAATATATCCACCTGAAATAAGATCCATAAATCTTGATGTAGATTGGTTTTATAGAAAAGAAGCAGCAATTTTTATGAAGTTTGCAAAATTTTTTGCAAAGATTGAATACAACATAATTGGCGAGGCTTATGAATTTATGGTTATCAAGCCTGTTCTGAAAATGGCTCGCTGGCTTAAAATTATTGATACTTCAGGAGTTGATGGAACATACAATGGAATGGCAAAAGGTTCTATGACACTAAGTGATACAGTAAAGATAATTCAAACTGGAAAAGCCCATGATTACGCCTTTTTCATGGTTATAGGCATTATAATGCTGATTTTGATAATTTTAATTCCAATAGTTATTTAA
- a CDS encoding NADH-quinone oxidoreductase subunit A yields MMEPGNYIPYKYLPVLIAMIFATVFGFGGLFINKLLAPRKFNPVKFIVYESGNLPSGEPREKFFIGFFLLAILFVVFDVEVIFIYPWAVAFDFISFEGFWIMIIFISLILVGYIYEFCIGALTWHRK; encoded by the coding sequence ATGATGGAGCCTGGTAACTACATTCCCTATAAATACTTACCAGTGCTAATTGCAATGATATTTGCTACTGTTTTTGGTTTTGGTGGACTTTTTATAAATAAGCTTTTAGCGCCAAGAAAGTTTAATCCTGTCAAATTCATTGTCTATGAATCTGGAAATCTTCCAAGTGGTGAACCAAGAGAAAAATTTTTTATAGGCTTTTTCCTTCTTGCTATACTCTTTGTTGTTTTTGATGTGGAGGTTATTTTCATTTATCCCTGGGCAGTTGCCTTTGATTTTATATCATTTGAAGGATTCTGGATAATGATTATCTTTATCTCTCTTATTTTAGTGGGCTACATTTATGAATTTTGCATAGGAGCACTAACATGGCACAGGAAGTAA